From the genome of Candidatus Thermoplasmatota archaeon:
GCCCGCCGGACCTCCATCGCGAGCCTTCTGCCCGTGCTCATGTTGGTCCTCCAGGTTGTGTTCCCGTACGGGTGCCCGACCCACATGTGCACGTTCGTGCCTCCGCCGACCCTCGGCGCTACATCGTAGATATGGAACTTCAGGTCCTTGTCGACGCATGTCTGGAGGCAGAACGGACCTATGATGCCCGGGGAGTAGTGCTCCTGAGTGGCCTTGACGTACTTCTCCGCGAGCGAGAACGCGTTCTCTAACAAGGACTCTCTCATCGTTGCGGAGTTGTGCCCGCACACCGTGTACTCCGGGATCGCCTGCTGTCCCTGGAGCGTTATCTGTTGGTTCGCGGGCAACCTGACATGCCCGTCGAGGGAAGTTTCGAATCGCCAATCGACCCCTAGCAGCTCTATCCTCTCCATCATGTTCTCCAAGGGGGAGTAGAAGAAGTCGAGGTTGAACACCGGGCCTATTACGTACTCCTCAATACGTGCGGATGCGAGATCCTCCTCCGTGATCACGTTCTGGAATATCAGCGCCCGGGACTTCTCCCTGAACTCCTGGTACGATGCTGCTGAGAAGAACCCGCGCTCGAGCTTCTTGACCTTGTGGTGCAGCTTCACTATGACCAGGCCGTCGATGTCCTTCGGGTCCTCGATCTTCTTTGGGAAGGGCAGGCCCGCTTTCTCGAGTATCCAGTAGTAGTCCCTGTCCATGCCTCGCTCCTCGCTCCTGAGTAGGCCTCTTGTGCCGACCAGGGGGACCGCGAAGTTGTTCTCGATCTCCGTCAGGTCCACATACGAAGTGAAGGACCTGTTGGGGACGAACAGCACATTGTCCCTCTTGAGGAGCGCCTGGAACTTCT
Proteins encoded in this window:
- a CDS encoding formate--phosphoribosylaminoimidazolecarboxamide ligase family protein, with the protein product MIAREKIFEIVDRYDLSKAKIGMVASHSALDVCDGAVEEGFRTVGVCQEGRDKTYSKYFKCQRDKNGKAIRGVVDEMWTLKKFNAMMDEKFQALLKRDNVLFVPNRSFTSYVDLTEIENNFAVPLVGTRGLLRSEERGMDRDYYWILEKAGLPFPKKIEDPKDIDGLVIVKLHHKVKKLERGFFSAASYQEFREKSRALIFQNVITEEDLASARIEEYVIGPVFNLDFFYSPLENMMERIELLGVDWRFETSLDGHVRLPANQQITLQGQQAIPEYTVCGHNSATMRESLLENAFSLAEKYVKATQEHYSPGIIGPFCLQTCVDKDLKFHIYDVAPRVGGGTNVHMWVGHPYGNTTWRTNMSTGRRLAMEVRRAIDTDDINKIVT